Proteins encoded together in one Kwoniella shandongensis chromosome 3, complete sequence window:
- a CDS encoding protein translocase SEC61 complex gamma subunit, archaeal and eukaryotic has protein sequence MSERFTEFAEIPQQFVKEGTQFVNRCTKPSKQEYIQLCRAVAVGFAVMGFIGFFVKLIHIPINNILVYVSPPLLFHAPYPVLSGGGA, from the exons ATGTCTGAACGATTCACAGAATTCGCTGAAATCCCCCAACAGTTCGTGAAGGAGGGtactcag TTTGTCAACCGATGTACGAAACCTTCTAAACAAG AATACATCCAACTTTGTCGAGCTGTCGCGGTCGGTTTCGCAGTCATGGGTTTCATTGGattcttcgtcaagctcatccaCATCCCTAT TAACAACATCTTGGTGTACGTATCACCTCCTTTATTATTCCATGCGCCTTATCCTGTACTTTCAGG CGGTGGAGCATAG
- a CDS encoding A/G-specific adenine glycosylase, with amino-acid sequence MVRRSSSSSSRSPSIFSVQDSDDSEYVSDSPPRKRTSTSVKRKRIIAVASTSKTKVINQAPNGKAKAEVDSGGGVEDIEDVGVSVNRAHGEGYHSVEHVGRVQQALLDWFEQVREKRGMPWRKPYDPRLTMEEQGQRAYEIWVSEVMLQQTQVATVIAYWQRWMVTWPTIADLAKADTEEVNAAWRGLGYYRRARSLLAGAKTVMGNAKYEGRLPNDPAVLEKEIDGVGRLYLGAICSMAYGVRTPIVDGNIHRLFTRLLAVHAPQTGPATIKFLWSAAEQLVERLPIGDGIAGNWNQALMELGSQVCKPVSPECNVCPMQSGCKAFSELSASPPAPTKSECSLCAPIPTSTPSDRIPTVMVFPMKKEKKASRVEQETVSVVEWHGAEGQRRWLFAKRPEKGLLAGLFEPPTSPVSVEASALQRLESAISTSSKYVTFSTNDVDALRSTGRSIGSIPHIFSHINMTYHIYHFIITSPSDSPPPIKNKAPSQTLWLDEPRVESANIGTGVKKVWTEIYGAWGKFDSTIKSISMPKSKKFKKDNNKGKVSKDGLVQKTLGDLIGDKLVKKIVMPAMPVRKDIKMTKSTTTVTISDENVEM; translated from the exons ATGGTacgacgatcatcatcatcatcatctcgttctccatCTATATTTTCGGTACAAGATTCAGATGATAGTGAATACGTATCTGATTCACCTCCACGAAAACGAACATCGACATCGGTGAAACGGAAACGCATCATAGCCGTAGCCTCGACGTCAAAAACGAAAGTTATCAATCAAGCACCAAATGGGAAAGCTAAAGCTGAAGTAGacagtggaggaggagtggaagatATTGAAGATGTAGGAGTGAGTGTGAATAGGGCACATGGAGAGGGATATCATTCTGTAGAACACGTTGGAAGGGTACAGCAAGCTCTTCTGGATTGGTTCGAACAAGTTAG GGAGAAAAGAGGTATGCCATGGCGAAAACCGTATGATCCACGTTTGACCATGGAAGAGCAAGGTCAAAGAGCATACGAA ATTTGGG TCAGCGAAGTGATGCTGCAGCAGACACAAGTTGCAACA GTCATTGCGTATTGGcagagatggatggtgacTTGGCCTACAATTGCAGATCTTGCCAAAGCGGATACCGAG GAAGTAAACGCTGCATGGC GCGGACTGGGATATTATCGTCGAGCACGATCATTGTTGGCCGGTGCAAAGACGGTGATGGGGAATGCGAAATACGAGGGGAGATTACCGAACGATCCCGCCGTGTTGGAAAAGGAGATCGATGGAGTCGGGCG ATTGTACTTAGGTGCGATTTGCTCAATGGCATATGGCGTCCGAACCCCCATC GTCGATGGGAATATACACCGTCTATTCACGCGACTACTGGCTGTTCACGCTCCTCAGACCGGTCCAGCTACGATCAAATTTCTCTGGTCGGCTGCTGAACAGCTAGTGGAGCGATTGCCGATTGGCGATGGCATCGCTGGTAATTGGAACCAG GCTTTGATGGAGCTGGGTAGTCAGGTGTGTAAACCCGTATCACCGGAATGTAATGTCTGTCCCATGCAGTCGGGATGTAAAGCTTTCTCCGAG CTGTCCGCTTCGCCACCTGCTCCGACCAAGTCTGAATGTTCTCTATGCGCTCCAATACCGACATCCACGCCGTCGGATCGTATACCGACCGTCATGGTTTTcccgatgaagaaggagaagaaagcctCGAGAGTCGAGCAGGAGACTGTGTCTGTGGTAGAGTGGCACGGGGCGGAAGGACAACGGAGATGGCTCTTCGCCAAGCGGCCAGAGAAGG GTCTGCTGGCGGGTTTGTTCGAGCCTCCGACTTCTCCTGTCTCTGTCGAAGCGAGCGCATTACAGCGTCTCGAAAGTGCTatttcaacatcatccaaATACGTCACATTCTCCACAAACGATGTAGACGCACTCAGATCTACTGGGCGGAGTATCGGTTCCATCCCTCATATCTTCTCGCATATCAATATGACCTACCACATCTACCatttcatcatcacttcACCGAGCGACTCACCGCCGCCTATAAAGAACAAAGCGCCTTCGCAAACTCTATGGCTTGACGAACCACGTGTGGAGAGCGCGAATATCGGAACTGGAGTAAAGAAAGTCTGGACAGAGATATATGGTGCTTGGGGGAAATTCGATTCGACCATCAAATCTATATCTATgccgaagtcgaagaagttCAAAAAGGATAACAATAAGGGGAAGGTGTCAAAAGACGGGTTGGTGCAGAAGACTTTGGGAGATCTTATTGGTGATaagttggtgaagaagatcgtGATGCCTGCTATGCCGGTGAGGAAGGATATTAAAATGACGAAGTCGACAACGACCGTGACGATCTCGGATGAGAATGTAGAGATGTGA
- a CDS encoding glutamine-tRNA ligase, giving the protein MPPKFDPNTPENASLISLFTSLGLASNSATELVRQPKSGAAFKALLDEYDLNGKTFDEKQAGALVKLSAAGGKLGPAEKGYIVEKIVDGSLKTQDQVAAAVKFVEGNPAGTPINQEEFDKASGVGIEISSSDLPGLLKSYVSSLPSPPDSWTSLGPILGGIKSGASDLRWANAAEVKTSLETIFTELFGTKEAAAAARAQAAAAAPKAKPTPKAKPAPAASSAAEASSSSTPVIPTNIFREGFLSEFHKPGENPQIDPKLKEQHLAWTEGKVYTRFPPEPNGYLHIGHVKAIMVDFGYAKFHGGRTYLRYDDTNPEAEEGRYFQSILETVRWLGFEPWKITYSSDNFDKLYELAVELIRRGKAYVCTCDAEKIKEDRGGGKGNPVPCVHRDTPIETSLREFERMKNGEYEEKAACLRMKMDLNSGNPYMWDTIAYRVKKAPHHRTGDKWKIYPTYDFTHCLCDSIENISHSLCTTEFIPARESYEWLCDALTVYKARQYEFARLNLQGTFLSKRKIAKLVNTKLVKDWDDPRLYTIIALRRRGIPPGALLAFVAELGVTNVNSTTEIKKFESVIRKYLEDSAPRLMMVLNPVKLIIDNVPDDYRVPVQVPLHPKVPSMGTVETSFTKEVYIDAEDFREVDSPDYFRLAPGKSVGLFKAPFPVTCTSYKTDPATGKVTEIHCHLEDSGTAKKAKAYIQWVNVPEAVKIDEVRYFKPLFKSDPPPADFEADVNPDSLEVYKDAVIEPAFYELSKKAISDARKESEERTKKAKAESAIGSKAGPAEGSEAAKHSEDEPVATAEQLVGNENVRFQGMRLAYFALDRESKLGCLEAGEEGKKATKSEGDRIILNRIVSLKEDAGRNA; this is encoded by the exons ATGCCACCCAAATTTGACCCCAACACGCCCGAGAACGCATCCCTGAtatccctcttcacctcgctTGGTCTCGCCTCAAACTCCGCCACCGAGCTAGTCCGTCAGCCCAAGTCAGGTGCAGCCTTCAAAGCCCTTCTCGATGAATATGATTTGAATGGGAAGACATTCGATGAGAAGCAAGCGGGAGCTTTGGTGAAGCTTAGTGCAGCAGGCGGAAAGCTCGGACCTGCTGAGAAGGGCTACATcgttgagaagattgtggaCGGTAGCTTGAAGACTCAAGATCAGGTTGCTG CCGCTGTCAAGTTTGTGGAAGGAAACCCAGCTGGAACACCCATCAACCAAGAAGAGTTCGACAAGGCATCTGGTGTTG GTATCGAgatctcttcatctgatCTTCCCGGACTCCTCAAATCATACGTTTCTTCTTTGCCCTCCCCTCCCGATAGCTGGACAAGCTTGGGTCCCATATTAGGCGGTATCAAGAGCGGAGCCTCAGATCTTCGATGGGCCAACGCAGCGGAAGTCAAGACCTCCCTCGAAACCATCTTCACAGAGCTGTTCGGCACAAAAGaagctgctgccgctgctcgTGCTcaagctgcagctgctgcacCTAAAGCTAAACCTACGCCCAAGGCCAAGCCCGCGCCTGCTGCTTCGTCCGCTGCCGAggcgtcttcgtcatctacCCCTGTCATCCCCACCAATATCTTCCGAGAAGGATTTTTGTCCGAATTCCACAAACCTGGAGAGAACCCTCAAATCGACCCGAAGTTGAAGGAGCAGCACTTGGCTTGGACAGAAGGGAAGGTATACACTCGATTTCCTCCAGAGCCCAATGGATATCTCCacatcg GTCATGTAAAGGCTATCATGGTCGACTTCGGATATGCCAAGTTCCATGGCGGTCGAACATATCTCAG GTACGATGATACCAACCCTGAGGCCGAGGAAGGTCGTTACTTCCAGTCTATCCTCGAAACCGTCCGATGGCTAGGATTCGAGCCATGGAAGATCACATACTCCAGTGACAACTTTGACAAACTTTACGAGCTTGCTGTCGAACTCATCAGACGGGGCAAGGCGTATGTTTGCACGTGTGACG CCGAGAAAATCAAGGAGGACCGAGGTGGCGGTAAAGGCAACCCTGTGCCCTGCGTGCATCGCGACACACCTATCGAGACTTCGCTCCGGGAATTTGAGCGTATGAAGAATGGGGAAtacgaggagaaggcggcTTGTCTGAGAATGAAGATGGATTTGAACAGCGGAAACCCGTACATGTGGGATACGATTGCCTATCGAGTGAAGAAGGCACCACATCACAGGACCGGTGATAAGTGGA AGATCTATCCTACGTACGACTTTACCCATTGTCTCTGCGATAGTATCGAGAACATCTC CCACTCTCTCTGCACAACCGAGTTCATTCCCGCCCGAGAATCTTACGAATGGCTCTGTGACGCTCTCACTGTGTACAAAGCTCGCCAGTACGAATTCGCCCGACTCAACCTCCAAGGTACTTTCCTTTCCAAGCGAAAAATCGCTAAGCTCGTCAACACAAAACTTGTCAAAGACTGGGACGATCCTCGACTCTAcaccatcatcgctcttcGTCGAAGAGGTATCCCACCTGGTGCGCTGCTCGCATTCGTCGCAGAGCTGGGTGTGACCAACGTCAACTCGACGACGGAGATCAAGAAGTTCGAATCGGTCATCAGGAAATACCTTGAAGATTCCGCACCgagattgatgatggtcCTCAACCCTGTCAAATTGATCATTGACAATGTTCCGGACGATTATCGAGTCCCCGTCCAGGTGCCTCTTCACCCCAAGGTTCCTTCCATGGGCACTGTCGAGACTTCGTTCACGAAGGAGGTGTACATCGATGCTGAGGATTTCCGAGAAGTGGATTCACCCGATTACTTCCGACTTGCACCCGGCAAATCTGTCGGTTTGTTCAAAGCTCCCTTCCCCGTTACTTGCACTTCATACAAGACCGACCCTGCTACTGGCAAGGTGACTGAAATCCACTGTCACCTCGAAGATTCAGGAACCgccaagaaggcgaaagctTATATCCAATGGGTCAACGTTCCCGAAGCAGTCAAGATTGACGAAGTTCGATACTTCAAACCTTTGTTCAAGTCCGATCCTCCTCCAGCCGATTTCGAAGCGGATGTCAATCCTGACTCGTTGGAAGTTTACAAAGACGCAGTCATCGAACCTGCTTTCTATGAACTTTCCAAGAAAGCAATTTCAGATGCCCGAAAAGAGAGTGAAGAACGAACCAAGAAAGCTAAAGCGGAATCGGCTATAGGATCAAAAGCTGGACCCGCAGAAGGTAGCGAAGCTGCGAAACATAGCGAAGATGAACCTGTTGCTACGGCAGAACAGTTGGTCGGAAATGAGAATGTGAGATTCCAAGGTATGAGATTAGCATATTTCGCTCTGGACAGGGAGAGCAAGTTGGGTTGTCTCGAAGcaggcgaggaagggaagaaagcgacgaagagcgagggaGATAGGATCATCCTCAATAGGATCGTTtcgttgaaggaggatgcTGGAAGGAATGCTTAA
- a CDS encoding histone chaperone ASF1 — MVGLPSPLNVHIKANHDFFLPSLSFFSIQSIVNIRNIELLNNPAKFDDDYHFRIKFEAIAPLAEDLDWRLIYVGSASSEEFDQELDNCSVGPIPAGVNAFDFLAPAPAHNLLPSVEPDEVLGVTVIIITASYREKEFVRVGYYVNTYYEEEELKENPPPVVQWDKLYRNVLIEKPKVTRFQNPWDSTQTNPFDNAQTSNGSGSGAGFEIPSGGSSEAFNAPLPPPVTKAAGGQGGLEVDQPMEVS; from the exons ATGGTAGGTCTTCCTTCACCTCTGAACGTCCACATTAAAGCTAACCATGatttcttccttccctccctgtccttcttctccatacAGTCAATC GTTAATATACGGAACATCGAGCTACTCAACAACCCTGCCAAATTCGACGATGATTATCACTTCAGAATCAAATTTGAGGCCATAGCACCATTAgcggaag ATCTCGATTGGCGATTGATCTATGTCGGTTCGGCCAGTTCTGAAGAATTTGATCAGGAACTGGATAATTGttcgg TCGGCCCGATCCCCGCCGGTGTAAACGCTTTCGACTTCCTCGCCCCCGCCCCCGCTCACAACCTCCTGCCCTCTGTCGAGCCTGACGAAGTCCTCGGTGTGacagtcatcatcatcactgcttCGTATCGAGAAAAGGAGTTTGTCAGAGTCGGATATTACGTCAACACATattacgaggaagaggaattgaaGGAGAATCCACCACCTGTCGTTCAGTGGGATAAGTTGTATAGAAATGTTCTGATCGAAAAGCCAAAagtgacaag ATTCCAAAATCCCTGGGACTCAACACAGACAAATCCATTCGATAACGCTCAAACATCAAatggatcaggatcaggagcAGGTTTTGAAATTCCTTCTGGTGGAAGTTCCGAAGCCTTCAACGCACCTTTACCTCCACCTGTTACGAAAGCCGCTGGTGGTCAAGGGGGGCTGGAGGTCGATCAGCCTATGGAGGTGTCATAG
- a CDS encoding N2,N2-dimethylguanosine tRNA methyltransferase has product MSSSSTPTTTPYTVPLKEGIPPNHRLHTESTTTIFLPKAGAFLNPVQHYNRDMSVAVIRAWNELRKEELEKKWRTKLEKRGGVVKPKKGKKGAAKAKTEETSEEAALNVDEPVAEATTTGEEQPVAGPSTEKKFRAPSINILEALAATGLRSIRYAKEIPNVKYVLANDLSPSACEAMRRNVEFNGVGEDYEPPAVDGVEGAEAETAVPESEVAVKEDKVTEEKMELDGETKAVNGDKAEAAKPAQAEGEPKDHVGRRPNCRGRVKINEGDACAFMYSHRSPVGPTSRVDVVDLDPYGTAAPFIDAALGCIADGGLLAITCTDLAVLAGQQYPEKCYSNYGGTNVHAEYTHEAALRLVMHSLATCAARYGRYITPLLSFSIDFYVRLFVRIDTRPEQVKRLAAQTGVVYTCQFCQTSVTQPFGKVVEKETAKGVTLDAFKTAAGPTPSHGSSCEECGSTMHLGGPLWLGPLQDSEFAKRVIKDISSQEKEYKTYNRMLGMLTIASQELPDPWFFTANRIAKSLHSSSLPMSKILSALLNAGYKISRSHCVAGAVKTDAPRSFIYDIMREEIKTNPIRMDKITEGSPSRNIINKPMTHKIDFTPHPDASLERSGKETFYQVNPLPNWGPAPRAKSIQVGQEAKRKAGEIVDELEEEEDAETKKARLDEEAAMNA; this is encoded by the exons atgtcatcgtcatcgactCCCACCACAACACCTTACACGGTCCCTCTCAAAGAAGGCATCCCACCTAATCATCGTTTGCACACCGAATCAACgacgaccatcttcctccccaaAGCAGGAGCGTTCTTGAACCCCGTTCAGCACTATAATCGAGATATGAGCGTAGCTGTTATCAGAGCATGGAATGAGCTGAGaaaggaagagctggagaagaagtggaggaccaagttggagaagagaggcgGTGTGGTCAAGCccaagaaggggaagaagggtgctGCTAAAGCAAAGACGGAAGAGACTAGCGAGGAAGCCG CTCTCAACGTCGATGAGCCCGTAGCGGAGGCCACAACAACCGGTGAAGAACAACCAGTTGCAGGCCCGTCCACAGAG AAAAAGTTCCGAGCGCCTTCGATCAACATTCTAGAAGCTCTCGCTGCGACAGGTTTGCGATCAATCCGTTACGCGAAGGAGATCCCTAATGTCAA ATATGTCCTCGCCAACGATCTCTCACCATCAGCTTGCGAAGCCATGCGACGGAATGTCGAGTTCAATGGCGTTGGAGAAGATTACGAACCACCAGCGGTGgacggtgtggaaggtgCGGAGGCAGAGACAGCTGTACCGGAATCTGAGGTGGCAGTCAAGGAGGACAAAGtcaccgaggagaagatggagttAGATGGCGAAACGAAGGCTGTCAATGGAGATAAGGCTGAAGCAGCGAAACCAGCACAAGCGGAAGGAGAGCCGAAAGATCATGTTGGTCGAAGACCTAATTGTCGAGGACGAGTGAAGATCAATGAGGGAGATGCTTG TGCGTTTATGTACTCACATCGATCACCTGTCGGACCTACATCTCGTGTCGATGTGGTGGATCTGGACCCGTATGGAACTGCTGCACCGTTCATTGACGCGGCGTTGGGATGTATTGCAGACGGAG GTCTTCTTGCCATCACATGTACCGATCTTGCCGTTCTCGCCGGTCAACAATACCCCGAAAAGTG CTATTCCAACTACGGCGGAACCAACGTACACGCCGAATATACCCACGAAGCGGCTCTTCGTCTTGTCATGCATTCACTCGCCACTTGTGCGGCTCGATATGGTCGTTATATCACCCCTCTCCTCTCGTTCTCTATTGATTTCTACGTCCGACTTTTCGTCAGGATCGACACTAGACCAGAACAGGTCAAGAGACTCGCTGC TCAAACAGGCGTAGTGTACACTTGTCAATTCTGCCAAACTTCAGTCACACAGCCGTTCGGGAAGGTCGTCGAAAAGGAGACGGCAAAGGGTGTGACTCTCGATGCGTTCAAGACCGCTGCGGGGCCTACACCTTCTCACGGATCATCATGTGAAGAGTGCGGTTCTACAATGCAT CTTGGTGGACCATTGTGGCTTGGGCCTCTCCAGGATAGCGAGTTCGCCAAGCGGGTTATCAAGGATATCTCGAGCCAAGAAAAGGAGTACAAGACATACAACAGAATGTTGGGAATGTTGACCATTGCTTCTCAA GAACTGCCCGACCCATGGTTCTTCACTGCCAATCGAATTGCCAAGTCCTTGCATTCGTCTTCATTGCCTATGAGCAAGATTCT GTCCGCCCTTCTCAATGCTGGTTACAAGATCTCTCGATCTCATTGTGTCGCGGGGGCTGTCAAAACCGACGCACCTAGGAGTTTCATCTACGACATCATGCGAGAAGAGATCAAGACCAACCCTATTCGGATGGACAAGATTACAGAAGGCTCACCATCTAGAAatatcatcaacaaacccatGAC ACACAAGATCGATTTCACTCCTCATCCTGATGCGAGTCTGGAACGATCTGGCAAGGAAACGTTCTACCAAGTCAACCCTTTGCCTAATTGGGGACCTGCACCTCGAGCGAAGAGTATACAAGTTGGACAGGAGGCTAAGCGGAAGGCCGGAGAGATCGTCGATGaactggaagaggaggaagatgccgagacgaagaaggcgagattGGATGAGGAGGCGGCGATGAACGCCTGA
- a CDS encoding cytosolic Fe-S cluster assembly factor CFD1: MADPLETPVSRRLSSVKNVIIVLSGKGGVGKSSSSVQLALSLLAISPTTRVGLIDLDITGPSLPRMVGLDTPSATVHQSSAGWVPVYVDQERRLGVMSIGFLLKDRGDSVVWRGPKKDGMIRQFLSEVRWGDIDYLVIDTPPGTSDEHISLLTHLHPLFTPTVSRPTTPSSILITTPQTTALNDTLKSLSFTRKLSLPVMGLVENMAGYVCPCCGEISDTFGRGGGEGMAEKEGIGFLGRVPIDTVLVGLLDAVSKGEILGEGALSSSAEENGDGTTAESNGSAEEANGRGTFPLLDRYLQTTSSKVWKEITTKLVEKIETRKEGIRSRLESGQSTA, from the exons ATGGCCGACCCACTCGAGACACCTGTGAGCAGACGGTTGAGCTCTGTGAAGAATGTGATTATCGTATTGTCggggaagg GTGGTGTCGGTaaatcctcttcatctgtaCAACTCGCTCTTTCTCTACTCGCAATCTCACCCACCACCCGAGTCGGTCTtatcgatctcgacatcacaggtccctctcttcctcgaatGGTAGGCCTTGACACGCCCTCTGCGACAGTACACCAATCGTCCGCAGGCTGGGTCCCAGTCTACGTCGATCAAGAACGTCGTCTGGGAGTGATGAGTATTGGCTTCTTGCTGAAAGATAGAGGGGATAGTGTGGTATGGAGAGgtccgaagaaggatgggatgataAGACAGTTTTTGAGCGAAGTGAGATGGGGTGATATTGATTATTTGGTGATTGATACGCctccag GCACTTCCGACGAacacatctcccttctcacgCACCTCCATCCCCTGTTCACTCCTACCGTTTCACGACCAACCACCCCGTCCTcaatcctcatcaccacGCCGCAAACTACAGCGTTGAACGATACTCTCAAATCCTTATCTTTCACTCGTAAACTCTCTCTCCCCGTTATGGGTCTCGTCGAAAACATGGCAGGATACGTATGTCCTTGTTGTGGTGAGATCTCCGATACGTTCGGAAGGGGCGGAGGTGAAGGTATGGCGGAGAAAGAGGGGATAGGATTTTTGGGTAGAGTTCCCATTGATACCGTCCTAGTGGGGTTATTAGACGCAGTGTCAAAAGGTGAAATATTAGGTGAAGGAGCATTATCTTCATCAGCAGAGGAGAACGGAGATGGAACAACAGCCGAATCGAATGGTAGTGCAGAGGAGGCGAATGGAAGGGGAACATTCCCTCTCTTAGATAGATATTTGCAGACTACTTCGTCGAAAGTGTGGAAGGAGATCACGACCAAGCTTGTGGAAAAGATTGAaacgaggaaggaagggatacGGAGTAGGTTGGAGAGTGGCCAAAGTACTGCTTAA